From the genome of Geobacter sp. SVR, one region includes:
- a CDS encoding DUF4212 domain-containing protein: protein MATSGSSETNIFKPSGATMKRQILVIGMVLAGWLAAIAGSQGLVYLLGHSRQGESISQWTFFNLPIPFWLTGQFLPLWFIILCVIFNIWMDRHDTHGRGAALRFRTRSNDGREE from the coding sequence ATGGCTACATCCGGATCATCCGAGACAAACATCTTCAAACCCAGCGGTGCGACCATGAAGAGGCAGATCCTGGTGATCGGCATGGTTCTGGCCGGATGGCTGGCAGCCATAGCGGGATCACAGGGGCTGGTGTATCTGCTCGGACATTCCCGCCAGGGGGAATCCATCTCCCAGTGGACCTTCTTCAACCTGCCGATCCCTTTCTGGCTGACCGGCCAGTTTTTGCCTCTGTGGTTCATAATTCTCTGCGTGATTTTCAATATCTGGATGGACCGTCACGACACGCATGGCCGGGGGGCTGCGCTCAGATTCCGGACCCGCTCCAACGACGGCCGGGAGGAGTGA
- a CDS encoding cation acetate symporter, producing MEPGSVQYLPLSIVAALFAFLFFSGLGARTRQASEYGFGGSYSGRIGIGAAIASNWMSAASFLGLAGMFYLKGYLAMAFVVGWTGGYVLLLVLMATQIRRFGKYTAPDFVAFRYESEAARTLAAIIAIAIAAIYSVAQFRGIALLVSWLFGIAYTPALIIGASLVVGFVVISGTLGVARNQKLQYFVLIIAFILPLMLLTRKLGYFWLLPQFGYGTAISELKQQFGFVWPQPFAGESPFAWFALCFTLMFGTAGLPHVLSRFYMVPGIRDARWGVAWGLFFIALIYWSAPAYAVLARLFEARGSVPFDPASADTVVLSAALHGGLPVWVTGLLVAGGMSAAFSTVTGLMLTGAASFSYDIYPRLIRPNASENDKVYAAKGFFLVLSAVSLALAFRPGGMMIAEIAALAFALAGNTIFPVFLLGIWWGRANAAGAIAGMLAGVIITVAPLVAGGSIPLIASLLPYTSSAFLGAPLVIAIMIAVSLMTSPPSVEIRTFLNRHVHDGAEE from the coding sequence ATGGAACCGGGTAGCGTACAGTACCTCCCCTTGTCGATCGTGGCCGCCCTGTTCGCCTTTCTGTTCTTTTCCGGGTTGGGGGCCAGGACACGTCAGGCTTCGGAATATGGTTTCGGCGGCAGCTACAGCGGACGGATCGGGATAGGAGCGGCCATAGCCAGCAACTGGATGAGCGCCGCCAGTTTTCTCGGTCTGGCCGGGATGTTTTACCTCAAAGGCTATCTGGCCATGGCGTTCGTCGTGGGGTGGACAGGGGGCTATGTCCTGCTGCTGGTGCTGATGGCGACCCAGATACGCCGTTTCGGCAAATACACTGCCCCCGATTTCGTGGCCTTCCGCTACGAATCCGAAGCGGCCCGCACCCTGGCGGCGATCATCGCCATCGCGATTGCCGCAATCTACAGTGTGGCGCAGTTTCGCGGCATAGCTCTGCTGGTGTCGTGGCTGTTCGGCATTGCCTATACCCCCGCACTGATCATAGGCGCATCGCTGGTGGTGGGTTTTGTGGTCATATCCGGTACGCTGGGGGTGGCCCGCAACCAGAAACTGCAGTATTTCGTACTGATCATCGCCTTCATCCTGCCGCTGATGCTTTTGACCCGCAAGCTGGGATATTTCTGGCTGCTGCCGCAGTTCGGCTATGGTACCGCCATCAGTGAACTGAAGCAGCAGTTCGGATTTGTCTGGCCGCAGCCCTTTGCCGGCGAATCCCCCTTTGCCTGGTTCGCGCTCTGCTTTACGCTGATGTTCGGCACAGCCGGCCTGCCGCATGTGCTCTCGCGCTTCTACATGGTGCCGGGCATCCGCGATGCCCGCTGGGGAGTGGCCTGGGGACTGTTCTTCATCGCCCTGATATACTGGTCTGCGCCTGCCTACGCCGTGCTGGCACGGCTGTTCGAGGCCCGTGGCTCGGTTCCGTTCGATCCGGCCTCCGCCGACACGGTGGTGCTTTCCGCCGCCCTGCACGGCGGTTTGCCGGTATGGGTGACCGGCCTCCTGGTGGCGGGCGGCATGAGCGCCGCCTTCTCCACCGTGACCGGCCTGATGCTGACCGGGGCCGCCTCTTTTTCCTATGACATCTATCCGCGCCTGATCCGCCCGAATGCCTCAGAGAACGACAAGGTCTATGCGGCAAAAGGGTTTTTTCTGGTCCTGTCCGCCGTTTCTCTGGCGCTGGCCTTCCGTCCCGGAGGAATGATGATCGCCGAGATCGCGGCTCTGGCATTCGCCCTGGCCGGCAACACCATTTTCCCGGTGTTCCTGCTCGGTATCTGGTGGGGGCGGGCCAATGCCGCCGGCGCCATTGCCGGCATGCTGGCCGGAGTGATAATCACCGTTGCCCCGCTGGTTGCAGGGGGGAGCATTCCATTGATCGCAAGCCTGCTGCCGTATACCTCCTCCGCTTTTCTGGGGGCACCGCTGGTGATTGCGATCATGATTGCGGTTTCGCTGATGACCTCACCCCCTTCGGTCGAGATACGCACCTTTTTGAACCGTCACGTGCATGACGGCGCGGAGGAGTGA
- a CDS encoding tRNA (guanosine(46)-N(7))-methyltransferase TrmB, producing MPDWGRIFGNDKPLALEIGSGMGDFVAQMAVLHPDRNFIALDYYNKGCLRTCKRIDTMGLDNVRVVRDEARSFMVRCIPQGSLCATIINCPDPWPKMRHRKRRLVNADFMQFLSGYLQQSADFHFATDFDDYGLDVAHMMGGVPAFTNVLPEPYQHELQGYPLSKYMLKFMAEGKKIYFIHYRKV from the coding sequence ATGCCCGACTGGGGGCGGATTTTCGGTAACGACAAGCCTCTGGCGCTCGAAATCGGCAGCGGCATGGGCGATTTTGTGGCCCAGATGGCGGTGCTGCACCCTGACCGGAACTTCATCGCCCTCGACTATTACAACAAGGGCTGTCTCAGGACCTGCAAGCGCATCGACACGATGGGGCTGGACAATGTGCGGGTAGTGCGGGACGAGGCGCGCAGCTTCATGGTGCGCTGCATTCCGCAGGGTTCGCTGTGCGCGACGATCATCAATTGTCCCGATCCCTGGCCCAAAATGCGACACCGCAAACGCCGCCTGGTGAATGCCGATTTCATGCAGTTTTTGTCCGGTTACCTGCAGCAGTCGGCCGATTTCCATTTTGCCACCGATTTCGATGATTACGGACTGGATGTGGCGCACATGATGGGCGGCGTCCCCGCTTTTACCAATGTGCTTCCCGAACCTTACCAGCACGAATTGCAGGGATACCCCCTGTCCAAATACATGTTAAAATTCATGGCGGAAGGGAAAAAGATCTACTTTATCCATTACCGCAAAGTATGA
- a CDS encoding enoyl-ACP reductase: MSLLQGKKALIFGVANDKSIAWAIARTLHEQGAELAVTYAGEAFEKRVRPLAESLNAAAILPCNVTSDQEIKAVFSELSKVWDGVDIIIHAVAFANKEELKGTVLNTTREGFAMAMDISVYSFLAVLKEGHAMMQGRNASALTLSYYGAVKVFPSYNVMGVAKAALEASVRYLAEAFGPEGIRVNGISAGPIRTLAAAGVNGFHNILNIVESKAPLRRTITQDDVARSALYLCSDLASGVTGEIHYVDGGYNVIGL, from the coding sequence ATGTCGCTGTTGCAGGGCAAAAAAGCACTGATTTTCGGTGTTGCAAACGACAAGAGCATTGCCTGGGCCATAGCCCGCACGTTGCACGAGCAGGGAGCGGAACTTGCCGTTACCTATGCGGGAGAGGCATTCGAAAAGCGGGTCCGGCCACTGGCGGAATCCCTGAATGCAGCAGCGATCCTGCCCTGCAACGTCACCAGCGACCAGGAAATCAAGGCGGTATTCAGCGAGCTTTCAAAGGTGTGGGACGGGGTGGATATCATTATCCATGCGGTCGCCTTTGCCAATAAGGAAGAACTGAAGGGCACCGTCCTCAATACGACCCGCGAGGGCTTTGCAATGGCCATGGACATCAGTGTCTATTCCTTCCTGGCCGTCCTGAAGGAAGGCCACGCAATGATGCAGGGGCGCAACGCCTCGGCATTGACGCTCAGCTACTATGGCGCCGTCAAGGTCTTCCCCAGCTACAATGTCATGGGAGTCGCCAAAGCCGCGTTGGAAGCCTCCGTGCGCTACCTGGCCGAGGCCTTCGGCCCCGAGGGCATCCGCGTCAACGGCATCTCGGCCGGCCCCATCCGTACCCTGGCCGCTGCCGGTGTGAACGGCTTCCACAACATTCTCAACATCGTCGAGTCCAAGGCGCCCCTGCGCCGCACCATCACCCAGGACGATGTAGCCCGTTCGGCGCTCTACCTTTGCAGCGACCTGGCCTCCGGTGTAACCGGCGAGATCCACTACGTCGACGGCGGCTACAATGTGATCGGACTTTGA